One Aspergillus oryzae RIB40 DNA, chromosome 2 genomic window carries:
- a CDS encoding uncharacterized protein (predicted protein), giving the protein MTHHLTILSGIRAYMPSYLNFLESENQRLKEQSASSANATEADHDAEPEPVPPADAPDESNTSVRNPLIGDRAWFHRYDPSAPPLFVGEAACTAFATRFRRFLTGNNALPHIPRTQYVKEEQIAEANATNVQWPSFQQARLLVKIALRQVGSIYHLVLRKSTLEKLEEIYRTGDFDCTVNQCKFFALFAFGEAYSMRAEPLSGSRVPGTSYFARALSLGQVLPERTSITHLETLLLL; this is encoded by the exons ATGACTCACCATCTCACGATCTTATCGGGCATCAGAGCTTACATGCCAAGTTATTTGAATTTTCTTGAATCGGAAAACCAACGCCTGAAAGAACAGTCGGCATCCTCGGCCAACGCGACCGAAGCGGACCATGACGCCGAGCCAGAGCCGGTGCCACCAGCAGACGCGCCGGATGAGAGCAATACCAGTGTGCGCAATCCCCTAATTGGCGACCGTGCATGGTTTCACCGCTACGATCCATCTGCACCTCCACTTTTCGTAGGAGAGGCGGCCTGTACAGCGTTTGCGACACGCTTTCGTCGGTTTCTGACGGGCAACAATGCCTTGCCTCATATCCCTCGGACACAGTAtgtcaaggaagagcagaTCGCAGAGGCCAATGCTACCAATGTCCAATGGCCCAGTTTCCAGCAGGCTCGATTGCTGGTAAAGATAGCGTTACGTCAGGTCGGCTCTATATATCATTTAGTCCTTCGCAAGTCGACGTTGGAGAAACTCGAGGAGATATATCGAACGGGCGACTTTGACTGCACTGTCAATCAATGCAAgttctttgctcttttcgCGTTCGGGGAAGCTTACTCGATGAGAGCTGAGCCCTTATCTGGGTCCAGAGTGCCGGGGACCTCGTACTTTGCGCGCGCCTTGAGCTTGGGGCAGGTTTTGCCTGAAAGAACAAGTATCACACATCTAGAGACCCTATTGCTATTG TAA
- a CDS encoding Zn(II)2Cys6 transcription factor domain-containing protein (predicted protein) → MSDPNRPPPFHYPSYTSSSSSEYPGNEATFNDWAVPQYSQPSYAPSVTYDMVAGFAENPAGASPMFSGERALNSKVAIPRSANPSNWTSSGRVSRACENCREQKAKCSGHRPTCQRCQEAGTRCSYGDRKREKMAKCVV, encoded by the coding sequence ATGTCCGACCCCAACCGTCCTCCTCCCTTTCATTATCCGTCTTAcacctcttcatcctcatccgaGTATCCAGGAAATGAGGCCACCTTCAACGACTGGGCGGTGCCCCAGTATTCGCAGCCGTCATATGCACCTTCCGTGACCTACGACATGGTAGCTGGCTTTGCGGAAAACCCCGCAGGTGCTTCGCCTATGTTTTCTGGCGAGAGAGCTTTAAATTCCAAGGTAGCAATTCCCAGATCAGCAAACCCGAGCAACTGGACTAGCAGCGGACGGGTCAGTCGGGCATGCGAGAATTGTCGAGAACAGAAAGCCAAATGTAGCGGGCATCGCCCAACTTGTCAGCGATGCCAAGAAGCTGGCACTCGTTGCTCGTACGGCGATCGGAAACGAGAGAAGATGGCCAAGTGCGTTGTGTGA
- a CDS encoding uncharacterized protein (predicted transporter (major facilitator superfamily)), with protein MTRSTTSLAKYIHAIRDSPRGIYNHNLAVVVVSFALCGCAKGWDEGSASAITQLKSFERMYNLDNNTVSNIVSFVNLGAGVGALLSFLLNDRIGRRWSMRLYQLVYIIGSLISCFSYGNVGVLYAGRLIAGLGIGALTVVGPMTIAEVAPKATRGLMTLLFNVCMLSGQALGVFTVYGCSIHISPAKNLQYQIPWFTQTFAPSISIILSFFAVESPRWIILSNKRQSALASLLRLRGLPANHPYVDAEYNEMVRQVEEEDTSLGPTSSLKVVKETFFIRSNLRRVQLSLVAYILAQMSGANSVTNYLPTIFGMVGIKGSGVKVYTTGLYAITKLIFCVAASLCFVDVLGRRKSLMTGIIIQIICHSYLAGYLSFFTKEPSTMPKGASDAAIAFIYIHALGWAIGLYTLPYLFGAELWPSRIRSFGGALSQCFHWLFYFAITKATPSLLTGLHTWGAFVLFAGFCIVALVYTFFLVPETSGLSLEEINKIFERPLYRLGQPLAPERQNDEDDDISRLNNMGYVSTHLERLIPATQSTSNRGG; from the exons ATGACCCGTTCCACTACCTCGCTTGCTAAGTACATCCATGCCATCCGTGACTCTCCACGGGGGATATATAACCATAACCTCGCTGTTGTGGTTGTCTCATTTGCCCTCTGTGGTTGTGCGAAGG GTTGGGACGAAGGATCAGCATCTGCTATTACACAGCTCAAGTCTTTTGAGCGCATGTATAATCTGGACAACAATACAGTTTCTAATATTGTCTCGTTCGTCAATCTGGGGGCGGGGGTCGGTgctttgctctctttcttaTTGAATGACCGCATTGGTCGCAGGTGGTCGATGCGACTTTACCAGTTGGTATACATCATCggctccttgatatcctGCTTTTCATACGGCAATGTCGGTGTGCTCTACGCTGGCCGCCTAATTGCCGGCTTGGGAATTGGGGCATTGACCGTGGTAGGCCCTATGACAATTGCAGAGGTGGCACCCAAGGCCACGAGAGGTCTCATGACTCTGTTATTCAATGTCTGCATGCTTTCTGGGCAGGCGTTAGGTGTTTTCACTGTGTACGGATGCTCCATACACATATCACCGGCGAAAAACCTTCAGTATCAAATTCCCTGGTTTACTCAGACCTTTGCTCCCTCAATCAGCAttatcctctccttctttgccgTCGAGTCCCCGCGTTGGATCATTCTGAGCAATAAACGACAAAGCGCCCTTGCTAGCCTGCTCCGTCTTCGAGGTCTCCCTGCAAACCATCCTTATGTGGACGCTGAATACAATGAAATGGTGCGGcaagtagaagaagaggacacCTCCCTTGGGCCAACCAGCTCTCTGAAGGTAGTCAAGGAAACGTTCTTCATTCGCAGCAATTTACGCCGCGTGCAGCTCTCCCTTGTGGCATATATCCTCGCACAGATGTCGGGAGCTAATTCCGTAACAAACTATCTCCCAACAATATTTGGAATGGTAGGTATCAAAGGATCTGGAGTCAAGGTCTACACCACGGGTCTCTATGCAATTACAAAGCTCATATTCTGCGTGGCCGCCTCTCTATGCTTCGTTGATGTGCTGGGCCGGCGCAAGTCTCTGATGACCGGTATCATCATTCAGATAATCTGTCACTCTTATTTGGCTGGATATCTGAGTTTTTTTACCAAAGAGCCTTCAACTATGCCCAAAGGAGCCTCAGATGCGGCCATTGCCTTCATATACATTCATGCCTTGGGATGGGCAATTGGACTTTACACACTGCCTTATCTCTTTGGTGCCGAGCTGTGGCCTAGCCGGATTCGTTCCTTTGGGGGCGCTCTGTCTCAATGTTTCCATTGGCTTTTCTACTTCGCCATCACAAAGGCAACACCTTCTCTATTGACTGGCTTACACACATGGGGCGCGTTTGTGTTGTTCGCCGGGTTCTGTATCGTTGCGCTCGTATACACCTTCTTCCTGGTTCCCGAGACGAGCGGCCTCAGTCTCGAGGAAATAAACAAGATCTTTGAACGACCTCTTTACCGATTAGGTCAGCCGTTGGCTCCTGAGAGACAgaatgatgaggatgatga CATCTCACGCCTCAACAATATGGGATATGTGTCTACTCACCTCGAACGGCTGATTCCAGCAACTCAGAGCACCTCCAACCGTGGAGGCTAG
- a CDS encoding uncharacterized protein (predicted protein), which produces MATPSSSPVPRRHRRGLTRSAAACERCRRRKQKCDGKTPICGPCARAGATCIPSERLLIRQSDADCRCQSLREQLASLERRYEALAQQHEELLAQKDKDSLHDGANPRALDGLALANSSSHHHDTMGTSESVVPQSRDLRRNANCSYSGRILRPTFSKSTNIEGMNMSTLSCAWNLWGDDSMPTEQPISLSLLNDAAYVELVNIFFERRWPYLPVLHRPTFESKYLTPFMTNLEVDPKSWVEQENRFIHREFFGRAVLELHYVMRIDDFECAQCLLLLCMYGHNEPQAVNLWYTSGLALRLATGIDLHRRESLVGLDLFRTEMSKRVFWCAYVMDCSIAVNMGRPLGIQDTDISTPLPLQLSDDQLRDAVEPPDPESVTIPTVTDTSTFIHIIKLRRMNAEIYKAFHPAVRSSSARNEIDTLRSYYYSELNMWLVTAPRYPHTHSTFQSLEWFHIAFNHAIMSLYRPSRTAPILSADDLRICTEAAIGLISSYSSLYARNKIKYTFVAIHSLFLAALTMLYALRASPALRQDLTKPVISTNISTFLTLFRGISNGRAVGEKCSSIIERLGTAILTLFDDTEQPISAVDDEFQSWFGLQTNIFSPRDRDAIFGDPVGMSPHLPDVRVDLPWTDLFIEGLDMGAVSAWNFF; this is translated from the exons ATGGCAACTCCATCTTCCAGCCCAGTTCCTCGGCGCCACCGTCGTGGACTCACTCGGAGTGCTGCCGCCTGTGAGCGCTGTCGACGgcgaaaacaaaaa TGTGATGGTAAAACGCCAATATGCGGGCCGTGCGCCAGGGCGGGTGCGACATGCATACCTTCAGAAAGACTATTGATTCGACAAAGTGATGCCGACTGTAGATGTCAGTCGCTTCGTGAACAGTTGGCATCCTTGGAGCGTCGCTATGAAGCTCTAGCCCAACAGCACGAGGAGTTACTAGCACAGAAGGATAAGGACAGTCTGCATGATGGTGCCAACCCTCGAGCCTTGGATGGCCTCGCGTTGGCCAATTCCTCATCCCATCACCACGATACCATGGGGACTTCTGAATCTGTTGTGCCTCAGAGTCGAGACCTACGGCGTAACGCCAATTGTTCTTACTCAGGCCGCATTCTCCGGCCAACTTTCTCTAAGAGTACTAATATTGAGGGCATGAATATGAGCACATTGAGTTGCGCCTGGAATCTCTGGGGGGATGATTCAATGCCAACAGAACAGCCTATTTCCTTGAGTCTTCTCAATGATGCTGCCTATGTAGAGCTTGTGAATATCTTCTTTGAGCGCCGCTGGCCTTACCTCCCAGTGCTCCATCGGCCAACCTTCGAATCCAAATATCTTACTCCTTTCATGACTAATCTGGAAGTCGACCCG AAGTCTTGGGTCGAGCAAGAAAATCGGTTTATTCATCGGGAATTCTTCGGTCGGGCCGTGCTGGAGTTGCATTACGTTATGCGCATCGATGATTTTGAATGCGCGCAATGCCTGTTGCTTCTTTGCATGTATGGCCACAATGAGCCACAGGCAGTGAATTTATGGTACACATCGGGACTTGCCCTCCGTTTGGCAACTGGAATCGATCTGCATCGCCGTGAGAGTCTTGTGGGTCTAGACTTGTTCCGCACGGAGATGTCCAAGCGGGTGTTCTGGTGCGCGTATGTCATGGATTGCAGCATTGCAGTCAATATGGGTCGACCGCTGGGCATTCAAGACACAGATATATCTACCCCTTTGCCTCTCCAGCTATCCGATGATCAGTTACGTGATGCAGTTGAGCCTCCCGATCCAGAATCCGTGACAATTCCCACGGTCACAGATACCTCAACATTTATACACATCATAAAACTACGCCGAATGAATGCCGAGATCTACAAGGCCTTTCATCCCGCCGTACGTAGCTCATCTGCGCGCAACGAGATAGATACCCTGCGATCATATTATTATTCTGAATTGAACATGTGGCTCGTCACTGCCCCAAGATACCCCCATACTCACTCCACTTTCCAGTCCCTTGAATGGTTTCATATTGCATTCAACCATGCAATCATGTCGTTATATCGTCCATCTCGCACCGCGCCAATCCTCTCAGCGGATGACCTCCGCATCTGCACCGAAGCAGCCATTGGCCTCATCAGCTCCTATAGCTCACTTTATGCGCggaacaaaataaaatatacCTTTGTGGCAATTCActcccttttcttggctGCGTTGACTATGCTGTACGCCCTTCGAGCATCGCCAGCTCTCCGCCAGGATCTGACAAAACCTGTGATCAGTACGAACATCTCAACTTTTCTAACCCTCTTTCGCGGCATCTCAAACGGCCGTGCCGTAGGAGAGAAGTGTTCTTCCATTATCGAGCGACTGGGGACCGCAATCTTAACTTTGTTCGACGACACTGAGCAGCCAATCTCTGCCGTGGACGATGAGTTCCAATCATGGTTTGGGCTGCAGACGAACATATTTTCACCGCGGGATCGGGACGCGATATTTGGAGACCCTGTGGGCATGTCTCCACATTTACCTGATGTCAGGGTAGATCTACCGTGGACTGACTTGTTCATTGAAGGGCTCGATATGGGCGCGGTGAGTGCCTGGAATTTCTTCTAA
- a CDS encoding 2-methylaconitate cis-trans isomerase PrpF family protein (uncharacterized protein conserved in bacteria): MKKQRSLPAAYYRGGTSRAVFFRQEDLPRDRKSWDPIFLDVIGSPDPYGRQLDGLGGGISSLSKICIVGKSQHPEADVDYTFVSLGVKTPDVDYSSNCGNMISAVGPFAVDSKLVQVSSNATDASIRIHNTNTGKVIRATFPVVDGEAASSGTFAIDGVASTAARIKLDFLNPAGSRTGKLLPTGNVVDTFDGVAATCIDVANPCTFVRASDLGVDGNLTPDEIEVHPDLLARLDSIRRQAGVKMGLASTPETIPGSVPKICLVSTPPENERAVQQKQTASDVDVLARSISVGQPHKAVPITVALALASAARVQGSTVADVASKQPVDQAGITIGHTSGNLLVGADFDPNGALSAATVFRTARRLFEGRIFWKDESM, from the coding sequence ATGAAGAAACAGCGCTCTCTTCCTGCAGCTTACTATCGGGGAGGAACGTCGAGGGCGGTCTTCTTCCGGCAGGAAGATCTACCTCGTGACAGAAAATCTTGGGATCCTATCTTTTTGGATGTGATTGGCAGTCCCGATCCCTACGGTCGTCAGCTTGATGGGCTTGGTGGGGGGATCTCCAGTCTCTCCAAAATCTGCATCGTCGGCAAATCACAACATCCAGAGGCTGATGTCGACTACACTTTCGTTTCCCTGGGGGTCAAGACACCAGATGTTGATTACTCAAGCAACTGTGGGAACATGATCAGTGCAGTTGGTCCCTTTGCCGTCGACTCTAAGCTTGTCCAGGTGTCTTCCAACGCGACTGATGCGTCAATACGAATCCATAATACCAACACGGGCAAAGTCATTCGTGCGACTTTTCCAGTTGTTGATGGCGAGGCCGCCTCGAGCGGTACGTTCGCCATCGATGGCGTTGCAAGCACAGCAGCACGCATTAAACTCGATTTCTTGAACCCAGCTGGGTCTCGAACCGGGAAACTACTCCCTACAGGAAATGTAGTTGATACATTCGATGGGGTAGCAGCAACATGCATTGATGTCGCCAACCCCTGTACCTTTGTCCGCGCCAGTGACCTTGGCGTGGACGGGAATCTGACCCCCGACGAGATAGAAGTGCATCCAGACTTGCTAGCACGTCTAGATTCAATCCGTCGTCAAGCAGGAGTGAAGATGGGCTTAGCATCAACGCCAGAGACTATTCCTGGGAGTGTACCCAAAATCTGTCTAGTGTCAACGCCGCCCGAAAATGAACGAGCGGTCCAACAGAAACAGACTGCCAGTGATGTGGACGTTCTCGCCCGCTCGATCTCCGTCGGGCAACCCCACAAGGCGGTCCCAATCACTGTAGCTCTGGCTCTGGCCTCTGCCGCTCGAGTCCAGGGGAGCACCGTGGCTGATGTTGCTAGCAAACAACCTGTGGATCAGGCGGGTATCACCATCGGACATACCAGCGGCAACCTACTGGTTGGAGCAGACTTTGATCCTAATGGAGCACTTTCGGCTGCTACCGTTTTTAGGACAGCTCGCCGTCTCTTTGAGGGACGCATATTTTGGAAGGATGAGTCGATGTAA
- a CDS encoding fungal specific transcription factor domain-containing protein (predicted protein) yields the protein MGFVGEHSEITWLYRLRRMLERSSPVTPSPKESWDRQSVASVSFFPDDSDIPVIDNVDPMQRPSQVLADQLVDTYFSIIHPFFPIIGKAIFLRQYKSFYSTPFVRPGKRWLAILNLIFGIAARYCHQMQSDARDTPDDGPLYFSRAWKLSMSDVALLDHPNLQQVQVEGLTSFYLLSVGQVNRCVLSSRIPKLSSNLSIYYAGRGEYVVPQ from the coding sequence ATGGGATTTGTCGGAGAACATTCCGAGATAACATGGCTCTATAGGTTGAGGCGAATGCTTGAACGCTCCAGTCCTGTCACTCCCAGTCCCAAAGAGAGTTGGGATCGCCAGTCAGTTGCGTCTGTGAGCTTTTTCCCCGACGATTCGGACATCCCTGTCATAGATAATGTCGATCCTATGCAGCGGCCTTCCCAGGTGCTTGCTGACCAGCTTGTGGATACTTACTTCTCCATCATCCATCCTTTCTTCCCGATTATCGGCAaggcgatcttcttgaggcAGTACAAGTCTTTCTACTCAACTCCTTTCGTGCGGCCAGGAAAGAGATGGCTTGCCATACTAAACCTAATTTTTGGTATTGCTGCGAGGTACTGTCACCAGATGCAGTCTGACGCCCGAGATACACCAGACGATGGGCCCTTATACTTTTCACGGGCATGGAAACTCAGTATGAGCGACGTGGCTCTATTGGATCATCCGAATCTACAACAGGTGCAAGTGGAGGGTCTAACATCGTTCTATCTCCTTTCAGTGGGACAAGTCAATAGGTGCGTATTGTCTAGTCGTATCCCCAAGCTTAGCTCTAATCTCTCCATTTATTACGCAGGTCGTGGAGAATATGTGGTACCTCAATAA
- a CDS encoding uncharacterized protein (aconitase/homoaconitase (aconitase superfamily)), translating into MGSVSSILQTKGPAHSFASVTDCQKNSISNIRSTQQDDISSIVFSPIESSWIIPHKLFPDFFTTHPVSQILQNPKIINRTKPFFYIDVRILQASRTISQSYRAQMALIQFMSAGLESTAVPTTVHCDHLIVSRDGETEDLPRALEAHQEVYDFMESACQRYNMGFWKPGAGIIHQNVLENYAFPGGMMVGTDSHTPNAGGIGMIAIGVGGADAVDVMAGLPLELIAPRVLGVKLTGELTKWASPKDVINKLASLISVKGGTGSIVEYFGSGTKGLSATGMATICNMGAETGATTSIFPYSPQMAAYLRANNRPDMAQAVETVSHELRADHGAEYDRVIEIDLSTLEPQINGPFTPDLATPLSKFHSAVKENAWPKLTAGLIGSCTNSSFEDMTRAASVAQQALDAGLKPKVPLLVSPGSLQTRRTLENAGIVDVLEKVGATMLTNACGPCCGSWDRTDMPKGTPNSIITSYNRNFSGRLDSNPATHVFLSSPEVVMGKIFSDDLSFDPNVDSLTTPSGEEFRFTPPVGQSLPSRGYEDSDSAYLAPPTDDRSHIQVQISPSSQRLQKLAPFKPWSGNDFEDCLILIKTKGKCTTDHITPAGPWFRFRGHLENISNNTLIGAVNAETEQVNQIRNRLTGEDGGVPDTARDYQAKGRPWVVIADHNYGEGSSREHAALQPRYLGGVAIIAKSFARIHEANLKKQGMLPLTFTNEADYDRIRSSDLVSIKGLAALAPGQPLTLLVTPTESSSEPWQAEVSHSFTHEQIEYFKAGSALNLMSRHLS; encoded by the exons ATGGGCAGCGTATCCTCCATATTACAGACGAAAGGTCCAGCGCATAGTTTTGCATCTGTGACAGACTGTCAGAAAAA TAGCATCTCCAATATAAGGAGCACTCAGCAAGATGATATATCATCAATAGTCTTCTCACCTATAGAATCGAGCTGGATTATCCCTCATAAGCTTTTCCCAGACTTCTTCACTACCCACCCAGTCTCTCAAATTTTGCAGAATCCCAAGATTATCAATCGAACGAAACCCTTCTTTTACATTGATGTCCGGATTCTTCAAGCGAGCCGCACCATCTCCC AATCATATAGAGCTCAAATGGCTCTCATCCAGTTTATGTCTGCAGGACTTGAATCTACTGCGGTTCCAACAACAGTGCATTGTGACCATCTGATCGTTAGTCGGGATGGCGAGACTGAGGATCTTCCCCGGGCTCTCGAAGCTCACCAAGAGGTGTACGACTTCATGGAAAGTGCCTGTCAAAGATATAATATGGGCTTCTGGAAGCCGGGCGCTGGAATCATTCATCAGAATGTGCTCGAAAACTACGCTTTCCCCGGTGGCATGATGGTTGGGACTGATTCTCATACCCCAAATGCGGGAGGTATAGGTATGATTGCCATCGGAGTTGGTGGCGCTGATGCTGTGGATGTTATGGCTGGTTTACCGTTGGAGTTAATAGCACCTCGTGTCCTTGGTGTTAAATTGACCGGAGAACTCACTAAATGGGCATCTCCTAAAGATGTGATCAATAAGCTCGCCAGTCTGATATCTGTCAAGGGAGGGACTGGATCCATTGTCGAATACTTTGGGTCAGGCACGAAGGGACTCTCGGCGACTGGAATGGCCACAATCTGTAATATGGGGGCTGAGACGGGTGCTACCACGTCCATCTTCCCTTACTCTCCCCAGATGGCAGCGTATCTTCGTGCAAACAACAGACCAGACATGGCTCAAGCGGTCGAGACAGTCTCCCATGAACTGCGTGCTGACCATGGGGCAGAGTACGATCGCGTGATTGAGATTGACTTGTCAACCTTGGAACCACAAATTAATGGACCCTTCACTCCAGATCTTGCTACTCCATTGTCTAAGTTTCACTCGGCTGTGAAAGAGAATGCGTGGCCAAAGCTCACGGCGGGTCTGATCGGATCGTGTACCAACTCGTCATTTGAAGATATGACACGCGCTGCTAGTGTTGCTCAACAAGCATTGGATGCTGGTCTCAAACCGAAGGTGCCTCTACTGGTGTCTCCCGGTAGCTTGCAGACTCGACGGACACTCGAAAACGCCGGGATTGTCGACGTTCTCGAAAAGGTTGGGGCTACGATGCTGACCAATGCCTGTGGTCCCTGCTGTGGCTCTTGGGACCGTACTGACATGCCAAAA GGGACACCCAACTCCATCATCACCTCATACAATCGTAACTTTTCCGGTCGATTAGATTCTAACCCAGCAACCCATGTATTCCTTTCATCCCCAGAAGTTGTCATGGGCAAGATCTTCTCCGACGATCTTTCTTTCGACCCCAACGTGGACAGTCTGACGACTCCCTCAGGAGAGGAATTCCGCTTCACTCCCCCTGTTGGCCAGTCACTCCCCAGTCGGGGATACGAAGATTCAGATTCTGCATACTTAGCCCCCCCTACAGATGACCGCAGTCATATACAAGTTCaaatttctccttcttctcaacgTCTACAGAAGCTCGCCCCATTCAAGCCTTGGTCCGGGAATGATTTCGAGGACTgcctcattctcatcaaaaCCAAGGGCAAGTGCACCACCGACCACATCACTCCTGCAGGCCCCTGGTTCCGCTTTCGGGGCCACCTCGAGAACATCTCCAACAACACCTTGATCGGCGCAGTCAACGCGGAAACCGAGCAAGTCAATCAGATCCGCAATCGCTTGACAGGTGAAGATGGCGGCGTGCCCGACACGGCCCGCGACTACCAAGCCAAAGGTCGCCCTTGGGTGGTGATTGCCGACCATAACTACGGGGAGGGTTCCTCCCGTGAACATGCTGCCCTCCAGCCTCGCTACCTTGGAGGCGTAGCTATCATCGCCAAGAGCTTCGCTCGTATTCATGAGGCCAATCTGAAAAAGCAAGGCATGCTGCCACTGACTTTCACAAATGAGGCGGACTATGACCGCATCCGCTCTTCGGATCTTGTTAGTATCAAAGGTCTGGCCGCCCTGGCTCCTGGCCAACCGCTCACTCTCTTGGTAACTCCCACGGAATCATCGAGTGAGCCCTGGCAGGCGGAGGTTTCTCATTCGTTTACCCATGAGCAGATCGAGTACTTTAAGGCTGGCAGTGCACTCAATCTGATGTCCAGGCACCTTTCCTAG
- a CDS encoding transposase (predicted protein) codes for MPDSYSDIEIRIVQACTIAQGQKKPNISALARQFNVPYQRLRARIHGRANLSSRPISTKTLDDSQEKALIRWIRQLDNLYSPPTAGMIEQSANQILQRNITDGQSRTVDKNWVYRFIKRLPEEFKLIQQKPKDKKRLDAEDIGVLQHWYDCLEAFIKNIPPKNIYNFDETGFQLRQGKTQKVVTTMPLRAARGNPSKEVGELISAIECIAADGFTLPPYFIFKGTYHLERWYDADIPEEYRISLSPKGYTTDKISFDWIQHFHRHTKHRISTKKEVRLLFFDGHESHLTYEFLQFCGLHYIIPYCFPPHTTHLVQPLDGQPFQVYKHFYRKRNNELAQRGAEMDDKSDFLKEIHSIRTMTFKQRTIRDAFEKRGLYPLDSEKVMKSLREALETAPELEIITTPSPPPSSSSPPSTIRGLRRSISKAQSFINNSPELDQSFVRRLDRVFQSSLETTELAAQLKDDLQQHLRYRKPQDRRKSQKRVKYHGPLTVYDAKRRIADRTEVERLQGLRQIRKTGALEYDKPPQPTNTGDLPSTEAGQVDREGPRLPYWIDTQGDVV; via the coding sequence atgcctgattcttattctgatatcgagatacggatcgtacaggcctgtacaatcgcccaaggccaaaaaaagcccaatatctctgcgctagcgcgtcaatttaatgttccttaccaacgactccgggcgcgtattcatggccgagcaaatctttcctcacgtcctatctcaaccaagacacttgatgattcacaagaaaaggcactaattcgttggattcgtcagcttgataatctatatagtccacctacggccggaatgattgagcagagtgccaaccaaatactgcagcggaatataaccgacgggcaatctcgtacagttgacaagaactgggtttatcgctttattaaacgtcttcctgaggagtttaagctcattcagcagaagccgaaagataagaagcgtcttgatgcagaagatataggtgttctccaacactggtacgactgcttagaggcctttatcaagaatatacctcccaaaaatatatacaatttcgatgaaactggctttcaacttagacagggaaagactcaaaaagttgtaactactatgcctctacgagctgcaagaggaaatccctctaaagaagtaggggaactgatctctgcaatagagtgtattgcagcggacggttttactcttcctccatactttatattcaaaggaacatatcatcttgagcggtggtacgatgcagatattccagaggaatatcgaatatctctatctccaaaaggctatactacagataagattagttttgactggattcagcacttccaccgtcatacaaaacaccgtatctctacaaaaaaagaggttcgattactatttttcgatggccacgagtcccatcttacctatgaatttcttcaattctgtggactacactatattataccatattgctttcctcctcatacaacacatcttgtacagcctcttgatggacaaccttttcaagtctataagcacttttatcgcaagagaaacaatgagctcgctcaaagaggtgctgagatggacgataagagtgattttttaaaagagatccattctattcgtacgatgaccttcaaacaacgtacaatccgggatgcctttgaaaagcgaggtctatatcccttagattcagaaaaggtgatgaaatctctacgtgaggctttggaaactgctccagaacttgagataattacaacaccatcaccaccaccatcaagctcatcgccaccatctacaatacgaggtcttcgtcgaagtattagtaaagcgcagagctttattaataatagcccggagcttgatcaaagctttgtacgacgccttgaccgtgtattccaaagctcgcttgaaactactgaattagccgctcagctcaaggatgatctacagcagcatcttcgataccggaagcctcaggatagacggaaatcacagaaaagggttaaataccacgggccactaactgtatatgatgcaaaacgccgaattgcggatcgtactgaggtggaaagactacagggtcttaggcaaattagaaagacgggagctttggaatacgataaaccaccacaaccgacaaatacaggggatctgcctagtacagaagctggccaggtggatagggaaggccctagattaccttattggatagatactcaaggcgatgttgtatag